From the genome of Streptomyces sp. S4.7:
CGGCAGGCGCCTGTCCGGCGTTCACCCGGCCCAGGTAGAACTGTCGGGTGTTCCAGGAACTGTTCAGCCCCTCCGTCCAGCACTCGCTCGACCTCGCCGGCATCTTCGTCTTCGCGATCTCCGGCGCGCTGCTCGCCGTCCGCAAGAACTTCGACGTCTTCGGCATCGCGGTGCTCGCCGAGGTCACCGGGCTGGGCGGCGGGCTGATCCGGGACCTGGTCATCGGAGCCGTACCGCCGGCCGCGTTCACCGATCTCGGGTACTTCACCATGCCGCTGGTGGCCACCGTCCTGGTGTTCTTCCTGCACCCGCACGTCGAGCGCATCCAGGGCGCGGTCAACGTCTTCGACGCGGCGGGGCTCGGGCTGTTCTGTGTGACCGGCACGGTGAAGGCGTACGAGTACGGGCTCGGCCTCACCGCGTCCGCCGCGCTCGGGCTCGCCACGGCGGCGGGCGGCGGTGTCCTGCGTGACGTGCTCGCCAACGAGGTGCCGTCGCTGCTGCGCTGGGACCGGGACCTGTACGCCGTCCCCGCGATCGTCGGGGCGACGACGGTCGTCGTCTGCATCCGTTTCGACGCGCTGAACGGGCTGACGAGCGGGCTCGCCGTCGTCACCGCGTTCGTGCTGCGGCTGCTGGCGATGCGCTTCCACTGGCGGGCGCCGCGTGCGTACAACCGCCGTTCGACGGCGGCCGAGGACCCGGCGGGACCGAACATATAAGCTACCGCTCAGTAATGCACTGTTGTACCGTGCTTCACATGGCACAGGCAGCGCAGGCACCCACCGCGGACAACGAGTTCGACCGCGACACCTCCGTCACCCTTCGCGAACCGGGCGTCTACGACGCGGACCTCTCCGAGGGCTGGGCGATCCTCTCCGCCGTCAACGGCGGCTATCTGCTGGCGATCGTCGCCCGCGCGCTGCGCGACGCGCTGCCGCACCCCGATCCGTTCACGGTCACCGCCCACTACCTGACCCCGTCGCGGCCCGGCCCGGCCGTCGTGCGCACCGAGACCGTACGCGGCGGGCGCACCCTCGCCACCGGCCAGGCGTCGCTGTTCCAGTACGAGCCCGACGGCACGGAGGTCGAACGCGTCCGGGTCCTCGCGGCGTACGGCGCGCTGGACTCCCTCAGCGACGACGTCCGCACCTCGGTGAAGCCGCCCACGCTGCCGCCGCCCGAGGAGTGCCTGGGGACGGAGGACGGCCCCACCGCCTTCCCCGGCGACTCCGGCTTCACCCGGCGCGTGGTGGTCAAGCTGGCTCCCGAGACCACGGGCTGGGCGGTCGGCGAGCCGTCGGGGAAGGGCGAGGTGCGCGGCTGGTTCTCGCTGGCCGACCCGCGCGAGCCCGACCCGCTCTCCCTGCTGCTGACCGTGGACGCGTTCCCGCCGACCGCCTTCGACCTCGGGCTCACCGGCTGGACCCCGACGGTCGAACTGACCACGCACATCCGGTGCCGCCCCGCGCCCGGACCGCTTCGGGTCTTCGTGACCACGCGGAACCTGGCGGGCGGCTATCTGGAGGAGGACGCGGACGTCTGGGACAGCGCCGACCGCTTGGTCGCCCAGTCCCGCCAACTGGCCAGGGCGCCAAGGGAAGGCAGGGTGCCCGGGGCGCGGTGATCGGGCGCCACGTGCTTGCGGCATGGATGGCGAGCCCTCGTGGGACCGCGGCGTACGCGCCGGGCCACCGTCGCGGTTACGGAGCTGTACGGAGGAAGTCGCCCAGCGCCAGGGTGAGTTCGGCGGGGGCGTCCTCCTGTACGAGATGGCCCGCGCCCGCCACGGGACGCAGCTCGGCGCCGGGGATCAGCCCGGCGAGCTGCCTGCCCTTCGCCGGCGGGATCCAGGTGTCCTCCTCGCCCCAGCAGATCAGCACCGGCAGGTCCAACTCGCCGTAACGGCCCTCGATCTCATCGGTGAAACGCTGGTCGTTCTGCGCGATCTGCCGGTAGAACGCGGCCTGTCCCGCCTCCGTGCACCACGGCTCCACCAGCGCGTCCAGGATGTCGGCGCGCAGCCCGAGGTGGCCGGCCGAGCCGACGTACTCCCGCACGAGCGCGCGGTGCAGCCCGGCCGGCAACCGCGAGAAGACGTCGCCGTGTTCGCCCAGCAGCCGGTACGTGGGCGAGCCCCACGGCGCGAGCGCCACGGGATCCACGAGGGCCAGCCGCTCGTACACCGCGCCGTGCAGCAGCGTCGCGCGCAGGGCGACGCACCCCCCGAAGTCGTGTGCGACGACGGCGGGCCGCTCCAGCCCCCAGTGCGCCAGCAGGTCGCCGAAGACCCGCGCCTGCGCGCCCAGCGACACGTCCTGCCCCTGCCGCATCTCCGACGCCCCGAACCCGGGCATGTCCCACACGTACACCCGGCGCCGCCCCGCGAGGGCCCGCGCGACCCCCCGCCACACGTACGACGAGAACGGCGTGCCGTGCAGCAGCACGACGGGCGGTCCGCCGGCGGGCCCGAGAGAGGCCCACCTGACCTCCCCGGAGGAGCTGTTGAACGTGCGGTCCAGAGTCCATCCATCCATGCGCACCAGGCTAATTCCCGGGTCCGACAATTTCCCGGGCGCCGTGGGGTGGGCGGCGCCGCCCCGTCACAGCCCCCGCGCGCCGTCGATCCGCTCGCGGAGCAGGTCGGCATGGCCGTTGTGCCGGGCGTACTCCTCGACCATGTGGACCAGCACCCAGCGCAGCGACACCGCGCCGCGCCACGCGTCCTCGCCCACGATGTCGAGGCCGGGCGCCGCCGCGACGAAGCGGTCGGCGAAGGCCACTTCCGCGCGCCAGGCCTCCCACGCGGCGGCGACCACGGCCGGATCGGGGACCGCGCCGTCGAAGTCCCCGTCCGGGTCCGCCCCCGAGGAGAACCGGGGCGGCGCGTCCTCC
Proteins encoded in this window:
- a CDS encoding trimeric intracellular cation channel family protein — translated: MFQELFSPSVQHSLDLAGIFVFAISGALLAVRKNFDVFGIAVLAEVTGLGGGLIRDLVIGAVPPAAFTDLGYFTMPLVATVLVFFLHPHVERIQGAVNVFDAAGLGLFCVTGTVKAYEYGLGLTASAALGLATAAGGGVLRDVLANEVPSLLRWDRDLYAVPAIVGATTVVVCIRFDALNGLTSGLAVVTAFVLRLLAMRFHWRAPRAYNRRSTAAEDPAGPNI
- a CDS encoding thioesterase family protein codes for the protein MAQAAQAPTADNEFDRDTSVTLREPGVYDADLSEGWAILSAVNGGYLLAIVARALRDALPHPDPFTVTAHYLTPSRPGPAVVRTETVRGGRTLATGQASLFQYEPDGTEVERVRVLAAYGALDSLSDDVRTSVKPPTLPPPEECLGTEDGPTAFPGDSGFTRRVVVKLAPETTGWAVGEPSGKGEVRGWFSLADPREPDPLSLLLTVDAFPPTAFDLGLTGWTPTVELTTHIRCRPAPGPLRVFVTTRNLAGGYLEEDADVWDSADRLVAQSRQLARAPREGRVPGAR
- a CDS encoding alpha/beta hydrolase, producing the protein MDGWTLDRTFNSSSGEVRWASLGPAGGPPVVLLHGTPFSSYVWRGVARALAGRRRVYVWDMPGFGASEMRQGQDVSLGAQARVFGDLLAHWGLERPAVVAHDFGGCVALRATLLHGAVYERLALVDPVALAPWGSPTYRLLGEHGDVFSRLPAGLHRALVREYVGSAGHLGLRADILDALVEPWCTEAGQAAFYRQIAQNDQRFTDEIEGRYGELDLPVLICWGEEDTWIPPAKGRQLAGLIPGAELRPVAGAGHLVQEDAPAELTLALGDFLRTAP
- a CDS encoding DinB family protein, giving the protein MTRPSRRAEMFVTAGPDRRFDTRTTGDERAMLADFLGAQRATLEVKCAGLELRLSQRAVQPSTLSLLGLVRHLADMERRWFRSVMAGEDAPPRFSSGADPDGDFDGAVPDPAVVAAAWEAWRAEVAFADRFVAAAPGLDIVGEDAWRGAVSLRWVLVHMVEEYARHNGHADLLRERIDGARGL